One window from the genome of Leptospira johnsonii encodes:
- a CDS encoding adenosine deaminase translates to MDSNLGFADLHNHLYGSLKPELLRQMGLNNPSPRWEIFTKPFQELYGKSINTETFFEDHKSLEDFKKIYLFNHQGPFPEFQAKFNLIIALSKFDPQEIKFVSKHITKDQYEEGVIFGEYRIMYSPLDTYEGIYSKTLAACEGFEEAESELSGKARSRLIVSLHRDGEVFKEYEMLKEMMEKDPLIKKYLVGLDFCYIEEGFPPKGKREFLKEVQKDNIAETSTALTVLYHVGESFLDKTLLSASRWVLEAAEWGAHRLGHAIAVGLDPDAYLGKKVLEPVSEREDTLKFQLDHWEEISKYGELTPKKRLESELDLIRHKEKVEISVTENLVSETKVFQEYCMDRIKKTNAVIESCPSSNEYIGMVKDKAHHPLVRFARNGLKFTISTDDPGIFGTNIKEEYDKAESLGLDRKLLEEIRKDSFQYTSEILSGRIGSEQGVIL, encoded by the coding sequence ATGGATTCGAATCTAGGATTTGCAGATCTTCATAATCATCTTTACGGTAGTCTCAAACCCGAACTTCTTAGGCAGATGGGATTGAATAATCCTTCTCCTCGTTGGGAAATTTTTACAAAACCTTTCCAAGAACTTTACGGGAAGTCCATCAACACTGAGACCTTCTTCGAAGATCATAAATCTTTAGAAGATTTTAAAAAGATCTACTTATTCAATCACCAAGGTCCTTTTCCTGAATTCCAAGCAAAGTTTAACCTGATCATTGCACTTTCCAAGTTCGATCCTCAAGAGATCAAATTTGTATCTAAACATATCACAAAAGATCAATACGAAGAAGGTGTGATCTTTGGAGAATATCGTATCATGTATTCTCCACTCGACACTTACGAAGGTATTTATTCCAAAACTTTAGCCGCATGTGAGGGTTTTGAAGAAGCAGAGTCCGAACTTTCCGGGAAAGCTAGATCCCGTCTGATAGTTTCCTTACATAGGGACGGAGAAGTTTTTAAAGAATACGAAATGTTAAAAGAGATGATGGAAAAGGATCCACTCATCAAAAAATATCTAGTCGGATTAGATTTTTGTTATATTGAAGAAGGTTTCCCACCTAAAGGTAAAAGGGAATTTTTAAAAGAAGTACAAAAAGATAATATTGCGGAAACTTCTACTGCGCTTACCGTTCTTTATCATGTGGGAGAGTCTTTCTTGGACAAGACCCTTCTCTCTGCGTCTCGCTGGGTTTTAGAGGCGGCAGAATGGGGAGCGCATAGGTTAGGACATGCCATTGCAGTTGGTTTGGATCCGGATGCATATCTTGGAAAAAAAGTTTTAGAGCCCGTTTCCGAAAGAGAAGACACACTCAAATTCCAATTAGACCACTGGGAAGAAATTTCCAAATACGGAGAATTAACTCCTAAAAAAAGATTAGAATCGGAATTGGATTTGATCCGACATAAGGAGAAGGTAGAAATTTCCGTTACTGAAAACCTGGTCTCTGAAACAAAGGTATTTCAAGAGTATTGTATGGATCGGATCAAAAAAACGAATGCGGTCATAGAGTCTTGTCCTAGTTCCAATGAATATATCGGGATGGTAAAAGATAAAGCTCATCATCCTTTAGTCAGATTCGCTCGTAATGGTCTGAAATTTACGATTTCCACGGATGATCCTGGAATTTTCGGTACCAATATCAAAGAAGAATATGATAAGGCGGAAAGTTTGGGACTGGACAGAAAACTTTTGGAAGAGATCAGAAAGGATTCTTTTCAATATACATCCGAAATTCTTTCCGGAAGGATAGGATCAGAGCAAGGGGTAATTCTCTAA
- a CDS encoding MFS transporter: protein MSRRFSFHYAWIVLIITFFTLIVAAGVRSMPGILIIPLEKEFGWDRSAISFAVSVNLLLYGLVGPFAAGLMNRFGIKRIMIFALGLLITGILLTTIMRTNWQLVVLWGVMVGFGSGMAALVLGATVVNRWFVSHRGLLMGILTASTATGQIIFLPFLASLTEQAGWRNAVYGVASIIAILLPAVFFLMKDSPKRSGLLPYGAKSEEEGILPVSGNPFMEAITALKVGLRSRNFWILAASFFVCGASTNGLVGTHLVPACSDHGIPEVRAAGLLALMGIFDLVGTVGSGWLSDRVNNKILLFMYYGLRGISLLLLPQAFDPESNRLSIFAVFYGLDWIATVPPTVALTAKIFGREKVGLMFGWVVAFHQIGAAVAAFGAGYIRTVQGEYDLAFIFAGTLCVITALGIFAVSTEKEEVKLSETPEFAS from the coding sequence TTGAGCAGACGTTTTTCTTTTCATTATGCTTGGATCGTTTTGATCATTACCTTCTTCACTTTGATCGTTGCCGCAGGAGTGCGGTCCATGCCTGGAATTCTGATCATTCCTCTCGAAAAAGAATTCGGTTGGGATAGATCCGCGATCTCTTTTGCAGTCTCTGTAAATCTTCTATTGTACGGACTTGTCGGACCATTCGCCGCAGGGCTAATGAATCGTTTTGGCATAAAACGAATTATGATATTCGCGCTCGGACTATTGATCACCGGAATTCTGCTAACAACGATTATGCGAACAAATTGGCAATTAGTAGTTCTATGGGGAGTGATGGTCGGATTCGGTTCGGGGATGGCTGCCTTAGTTTTAGGAGCCACAGTGGTCAATCGTTGGTTCGTTTCTCATAGAGGACTTCTCATGGGAATTTTAACGGCGAGCACAGCCACAGGTCAGATCATTTTTCTTCCGTTTTTGGCTTCTCTAACGGAACAAGCGGGATGGAGAAACGCAGTCTATGGGGTGGCTTCTATTATAGCGATACTTCTTCCTGCAGTATTCTTCTTAATGAAAGATTCTCCTAAACGATCCGGACTCTTACCTTATGGAGCAAAAAGTGAAGAAGAAGGGATCCTACCTGTTTCCGGAAATCCATTCATGGAGGCGATCACCGCACTTAAGGTCGGATTGAGATCTAGGAATTTTTGGATTCTTGCAGCAAGTTTTTTCGTATGCGGCGCAAGTACAAACGGACTTGTAGGGACTCACTTAGTACCTGCATGTTCGGATCACGGGATCCCGGAAGTAAGAGCCGCTGGTCTTTTGGCATTGATGGGAATTTTCGATCTGGTCGGCACAGTGGGTTCTGGTTGGCTATCGGACAGAGTGAATAACAAAATTCTGTTATTTATGTATTATGGATTGAGAGGGATCTCTTTATTATTACTGCCTCAAGCATTCGATCCAGAATCGAATAGGCTTTCTATCTTTGCAGTATTTTACGGATTAGATTGGATTGCTACCGTTCCTCCTACAGTCGCATTAACAGCTAAAATATTCGGAAGAGAAAAAGTCGGATTGATGTTCGGTTGGGTGGTCGCATTCCATCAGATCGGAGCTGCGGTTGCCGCATTTGGAGCAGGTTATATCCGCACGGTGCAGGGAGAATACGATCTTGCGTTCATATTTGCAGGAACATTATGTGTGATCACCGCGCTTGGGATCTTTGCAGTATCAACTGAGAAGGAAGAAGTAAAACTTTCCGAAACACCTGAATTCGCATCATAA
- a CDS encoding TrkH family potassium uptake protein, translating to MSPFLDPNLRIKLVSKWGRISLFFEGNIKPILRFIFGVLGIVSLFILIFLYGFYFPPEWIHPLRLITVTIVWYLVIYEFLSFLFTLTHYRIYLKLHKIEAFVVLLVILQFFFEEKIESILSQQRTEEVVLLFLSLSQLTLAFGGFAHFLRRARLSLGKISPSLVMTGSFAILIFLGTAALCLPRAEARPIQLVDLFFTAVSAVCVTGLSTIDVSQDLTGTGQVILMVLVQLGGLGLMTLTVFFALVLEGQVSVTEKLIVKDLFSQESIGRAGSILKQVAYQTFAIEGIGSVFLYLTFPKELGFSQKELIFQSVFHSITGFCNAGFALFPKGLAEPYFKGSYSFLSILMVLIVFGGLGFPTVNQLLKKIRFDGESFRQRFSLGSKLILITTVILLLFGWISYWVLERNFSLKGLSWYDQAFHSLFYSVTTRTAGFNTLDTSSMGIPMVFVSLFLMWVGASPNSTGGGIKTSTLALAVLQFNQFFTGKERVDVFGRTVAENSLARASVAIVLSMFIIFLGILFLICFEKPLPFLDICYEVVSAYGTTGLSRGITSKFEAPGKLLLCFVMFVGRVGVLTVLLAFVPKRKPRRYWYPEEYVVVG from the coding sequence ATGAGTCCTTTTTTAGATCCTAACTTACGGATAAAATTGGTTTCCAAATGGGGAAGGATCTCGCTCTTTTTTGAAGGGAATATCAAGCCTATATTACGATTTATATTCGGTGTTCTAGGTATTGTTTCTCTTTTTATACTGATCTTTCTATATGGATTTTATTTTCCCCCGGAATGGATCCATCCGCTTCGATTGATTACGGTTACTATAGTTTGGTATTTGGTAATTTACGAATTTTTAAGTTTTCTATTCACATTAACTCACTATCGTATTTATTTAAAATTACATAAGATAGAAGCGTTTGTAGTCTTACTAGTGATCTTACAATTCTTCTTTGAAGAAAAAATAGAATCTATTCTTTCCCAGCAAAGAACAGAAGAAGTTGTACTCTTATTCTTATCGTTAAGCCAATTGACTTTGGCATTCGGAGGATTTGCGCATTTTTTACGAAGGGCCAGGCTTTCTCTCGGAAAAATTTCTCCTTCTTTGGTGATGACCGGAAGTTTTGCGATCCTTATTTTTTTAGGAACTGCTGCCTTATGCCTCCCTAGGGCGGAGGCTAGGCCAATCCAATTGGTGGATCTTTTTTTCACTGCGGTGAGTGCGGTATGTGTGACTGGTCTCAGTACGATTGATGTTTCTCAGGATCTGACAGGGACGGGACAGGTGATCTTGATGGTGCTTGTCCAACTGGGCGGTCTGGGATTGATGACTCTGACGGTATTCTTCGCATTGGTTTTAGAAGGACAGGTTTCCGTTACTGAAAAACTGATCGTCAAGGATTTATTCAGCCAAGAGTCTATAGGAAGGGCGGGCTCTATTCTAAAACAGGTTGCTTACCAGACATTTGCGATAGAAGGCATCGGTTCCGTTTTTCTATACTTAACATTTCCGAAAGAGCTGGGATTTTCTCAAAAGGAACTCATCTTCCAATCCGTATTTCATTCTATAACAGGATTTTGTAATGCAGGTTTTGCTCTTTTTCCGAAAGGATTGGCAGAGCCCTATTTTAAAGGATCTTATTCATTTCTTTCTATATTGATGGTCTTAATCGTATTTGGAGGCCTAGGTTTTCCGACTGTGAATCAGCTTTTAAAGAAGATCAGATTTGATGGAGAATCATTTCGGCAGCGTTTTTCCTTGGGTTCTAAACTGATACTGATCACTACGGTAATCTTATTGCTCTTCGGTTGGATATCCTACTGGGTATTGGAAAGGAATTTTAGTTTGAAGGGCCTAAGTTGGTATGACCAGGCATTTCACTCTTTATTCTATTCGGTAACAACAAGGACCGCAGGATTTAATACCTTGGATACTTCTTCAATGGGAATTCCGATGGTGTTTGTGAGTTTATTTCTGATGTGGGTGGGAGCTTCTCCCAATTCTACCGGAGGTGGGATCAAAACTTCCACATTGGCACTTGCCGTTTTACAGTTTAATCAATTTTTTACTGGAAAGGAAAGAGTGGATGTTTTCGGGCGAACTGTCGCTGAAAATTCTCTTGCCAGGGCGTCAGTTGCGATCGTACTTTCCATGTTTATAATATTCTTGGGGATATTATTTTTGATCTGTTTCGAGAAACCTTTGCCCTTTCTGGATATTTGTTATGAGGTAGTTTCCGCTTATGGAACTACGGGTCTTTCTAGAGGGATCACTTCTAAGTTTGAGGCTCCCGGAAAATTACTTTTATGTTTTGTAATGTTTGTGGGCAGGGTAGGAGTGTTGACTGTATTATTAGCGTTTGTACCAAAACGAAAACCCAGAAGATATTGGTATCCTGAAGAATATGTTGTGGTCGGTTAA
- a CDS encoding potassium channel family protein, whose amino-acid sequence MRKKRIAVIGLGDFGIELIKRLYEDGHEVTAIDQDKNKIDRIREFSTYCVAIDSTDESELKEHGLDEMDAVVLAIGDNFENLIVTADALKKIGAINIFARYQSDLNKRVLQMLGIESLFNPEEQAAQSMAEQLANSSVKGVTLLGQDYRILEAVVPKHMQGKTVQGAKLREDWNLNLITVKRPKKTRRKSDRKDEEVLGIPSPNLVLSEGDILVLFGKTEDLEQMIGKR is encoded by the coding sequence ATGAGAAAGAAAAGGATCGCAGTCATCGGCCTCGGAGATTTCGGGATAGAACTTATAAAAAGACTTTATGAAGACGGACACGAAGTCACAGCAATCGACCAGGATAAAAACAAGATAGATCGTATCAGAGAATTTTCTACCTACTGTGTGGCGATCGATTCCACAGACGAATCCGAATTGAAAGAGCACGGTTTGGACGAAATGGATGCGGTTGTGCTGGCGATCGGAGATAATTTTGAAAATCTGATCGTGACAGCAGACGCATTAAAGAAGATCGGAGCGATCAATATATTCGCCCGTTACCAATCCGATCTGAACAAAAGGGTTTTGCAGATGTTGGGGATCGAGAGCCTATTCAATCCGGAAGAACAAGCGGCTCAGTCTATGGCGGAACAACTTGCAAACAGCAGCGTAAAAGGTGTTACCTTACTCGGGCAAGATTATAGAATTCTAGAAGCCGTGGTCCCGAAACATATGCAAGGTAAAACCGTCCAAGGAGCCAAACTGAGAGAAGATTGGAACTTAAATCTGATCACAGTTAAAAGGCCTAAGAAGACCAGGAGAAAATCGGACCGAAAAGACGAAGAGGTTTTAGGAATTCCTTCTCCTAATCTCGTATTGTCGGAAGGTGACATCTTAGTTCTGTTCGGAAAAACCGAAGATCTAGAACAGATGATCGGAAAACGTTAA
- a CDS encoding RNA pyrophosphohydrolase: MDKPYRKNVGMVVFNSKGEVLVGERLNFKGSWQFPQGGIDNGEDPNTAAQRELLEEVGIQDAKIIYEYPSWINYDFPESLHLSSNLKKYKGQTQKWYLLYWNGKAEDCNLTAHEQEFERVRFIPFQECLSTVVSFKQDVYRQLVQEFQPKISDFLKKGSSA, from the coding sequence ATGGACAAACCGTATAGAAAGAACGTAGGGATGGTGGTCTTCAACTCTAAAGGAGAGGTTTTAGTAGGAGAAAGACTCAATTTTAAAGGCTCTTGGCAGTTTCCTCAAGGAGGAATAGATAATGGAGAAGATCCTAATACTGCCGCTCAAAGAGAACTTTTAGAAGAAGTAGGCATCCAAGACGCTAAGATCATCTATGAATATCCAAGTTGGATCAATTATGATTTTCCTGAGTCCCTACATTTAAGCTCTAATCTTAAAAAGTATAAAGGCCAAACCCAAAAATGGTATCTTCTATATTGGAACGGTAAAGCAGAAGACTGTAATCTAACGGCTCATGAGCAAGAGTTTGAAAGAGTGAGATTCATTCCCTTCCAAGAATGCCTTTCGACCGTGGTCTCGTTTAAGCAAGATGTGTATCGACAACTAGTCCAAGAGTTCCAACCTAAGATTTCGGATTTTCTGAAGAAGGGATCTTCAGCATGA
- a CDS encoding gamma-glutamyltransferase family protein — protein sequence MKKILTYSLAGMLVVVLVLVILYYATSQPGETMSFQDPYHTERPTAQGSKLMVASGHPLATKVALEILEKGGNAADAGVAALLVLNVTQGEEASFPGVAPLLYYDQADKEVHSYIGVGTAPAKATIEYFKSRGHESIPMLKYSSQLVPASPDVIVALLKKYGTKSFEEVSKPAIQIAEEGFPVHRILMRNLNIGVFKRLGLKFLLPYNAKIYVGDKWWKPLHQGERFKRPALSATLKELAEAEKTASSSGKNRAESLEAIRDYFYKGPIADKIAKAHEEHDGTMVKSDLVRYSADWEVPLHGNYGPYTIFSNRTWNQGAVVPIVLQILEGIDLKSMGHNSKEYVHTVVQAIELAMADREKYFGDPAYVSVPEKGLLSKEYAAERRKLLQSKAFGKTPPSGNPFLFESPASAKKFAYQKEDRIVLNEGSFFDLTPSFWERTESGKIGRDTTYLSIIDSKGNSLSLTPSDFPQSPIIEGDITLGIRMTQFRLDPNHPSALVPGKRPTITPNASMVFKDGKFWMSFGTPGGDMQTQAVVQVFLNLVVFGMNPQDAVNAPRFRSLNWPDAFSPHKYYPGRIELEEEIYKKEGKALEALGYEVKEREKWEYDFGAPCISLKDPKTGILYGGADPRKESWAEGK from the coding sequence ATGAAAAAAATCCTAACGTATTCTTTAGCAGGGATGCTAGTCGTCGTTCTAGTTCTTGTAATATTATATTACGCAACTTCCCAACCGGGGGAAACTATGAGCTTCCAAGATCCGTATCATACGGAAAGACCTACAGCCCAAGGTTCTAAGCTGATGGTTGCAAGCGGTCATCCTCTCGCCACCAAGGTCGCTCTGGAAATTTTAGAGAAAGGTGGGAATGCCGCTGATGCAGGAGTGGCTGCTCTTTTAGTCCTGAACGTAACCCAAGGAGAAGAGGCCTCTTTTCCTGGAGTAGCTCCTCTACTTTACTACGACCAGGCAGATAAAGAAGTTCATAGTTATATCGGAGTTGGGACTGCACCCGCAAAAGCTACGATAGAATATTTTAAATCCCGAGGACATGAGTCCATTCCAATGTTGAAATATTCTTCTCAGTTGGTTCCTGCCTCTCCAGATGTGATCGTTGCATTACTCAAAAAATACGGGACAAAATCTTTTGAAGAAGTAAGTAAACCAGCCATTCAAATCGCAGAAGAAGGTTTTCCGGTTCATAGAATTTTAATGAGGAATCTGAACATAGGCGTTTTCAAAAGATTAGGTCTTAAGTTTTTACTTCCTTATAACGCAAAAATTTACGTGGGAGACAAATGGTGGAAACCGCTTCACCAAGGAGAAAGATTCAAGAGACCTGCATTATCCGCAACCCTGAAAGAACTAGCAGAAGCGGAGAAGACGGCCTCTTCTTCCGGAAAAAACCGCGCAGAATCTTTGGAAGCAATTCGGGATTATTTTTATAAAGGACCGATCGCAGACAAGATCGCAAAAGCTCACGAAGAACATGATGGCACCATGGTGAAATCTGATCTAGTGAGATACAGCGCAGACTGGGAAGTTCCCTTACACGGAAATTACGGGCCTTATACTATATTCTCCAATCGTACTTGGAACCAAGGAGCGGTTGTTCCGATCGTTTTGCAAATTTTAGAAGGGATAGATCTAAAATCCATGGGGCATAACTCCAAAGAGTATGTTCACACTGTAGTACAAGCGATCGAACTAGCAATGGCGGATCGTGAAAAATATTTTGGAGATCCTGCTTATGTTTCCGTTCCGGAGAAAGGACTTCTTAGTAAAGAATACGCTGCAGAAAGAAGAAAGTTATTACAATCCAAAGCATTCGGAAAGACTCCTCCGTCGGGAAATCCTTTCTTATTCGAATCTCCTGCAAGCGCCAAAAAGTTCGCCTACCAAAAAGAAGATCGGATCGTTTTAAATGAGGGATCTTTCTTTGATCTTACCCCCAGTTTTTGGGAAAGAACTGAATCCGGAAAAATAGGAAGAGATACTACTTACCTGAGTATTATCGATTCCAAAGGAAATTCTTTGTCCTTAACTCCGAGCGATTTCCCTCAGTCTCCAATCATAGAAGGTGATATCACATTAGGGATCAGAATGACCCAATTTCGTTTAGACCCGAACCACCCGTCCGCATTGGTTCCAGGAAAAAGACCTACAATTACGCCTAACGCGTCAATGGTATTCAAGGATGGAAAATTCTGGATGAGTTTCGGGACTCCAGGTGGGGACATGCAGACCCAGGCGGTAGTCCAAGTGTTCTTAAATTTAGTAGTCTTCGGGATGAATCCACAAGATGCAGTGAATGCCCCTCGCTTCCGTTCTTTGAACTGGCCCGATGCATTCTCACCCCATAAATATTATCCGGGAAGAATAGAATTAGAAGAAGAGATCTATAAAAAAGAAGGAAAAGCGCTCGAAGCGCTTGGTTACGAAGTCAAAGAAAGAGAAAAATGGGAATACGACTTTGGGGCTCCTTGTATTTCTTTAAAAGATCCTAAAACAGGGATTTTATATGGCGGAGCCGACCCCAGAAAGGAATCCTGGGCGGAAGGAAAATAA
- a CDS encoding acylphosphatase, with protein MAAKNNSRAKIRIRGAVQGVGFRYFVLQRAQENRLKGYTMNLPTGEVEVVVEGDKVFIEDLYKAVQRGPSKAKVTEATIQWEDAKNTFRTFEIKR; from the coding sequence ATGGCTGCAAAAAACAATTCTAGAGCAAAAATCAGGATCCGAGGAGCCGTACAAGGAGTTGGTTTTAGATATTTTGTGCTACAAAGAGCGCAAGAGAATCGACTCAAAGGTTACACTATGAATCTTCCTACTGGAGAAGTAGAAGTTGTAGTGGAAGGAGACAAAGTTTTTATCGAAGATTTGTACAAAGCAGTTCAAAGAGGACCTTCTAAAGCTAAAGTAACGGAAGCTACAATCCAATGGGAAGACGCTAAAAATACGTTTAGGACTTTCGAGATCAAACGTTGA
- a CDS encoding aldo/keto reductase — MKKRRLGKTGMVVSEICMGTMTFGSSCDEKEAHRILDKAFDSGIDFYDTAEIYPVPPEAEYVHATEKFFGNWLKTKKRESILIATKVCGPGHGWFTPPVREGKTALDRRNIKVAIEGSLKRLGTDYIDLYQTHWPDHDFGYEETLEALTELIDEGKVRYIGSSNETAWGTMKSLEVSRTNKLARYESIQNNFSILNRRFEDALSDICRREQISLLPYSPLAGGVLTGKYNGPTPPENARFTRYAKLPTERQRRMANRFLNEGTLASTKELMEIAREAGISVTTLSVAWSKQHDYVASTIIGANTVEQLEESLKAADLILSDDILKKIDEVSKKIPYPMG; from the coding sequence ATGAAAAAAAGAAGGCTTGGAAAAACAGGGATGGTGGTTTCCGAAATTTGTATGGGAACCATGACTTTCGGTTCCAGTTGTGATGAAAAGGAAGCACATCGAATTTTGGACAAAGCCTTCGATTCAGGTATAGATTTTTACGATACTGCTGAAATCTATCCTGTTCCTCCGGAAGCGGAGTATGTTCATGCTACTGAAAAATTTTTCGGCAATTGGTTAAAAACTAAAAAGAGAGAATCTATCCTGATCGCTACCAAGGTTTGTGGCCCTGGTCATGGATGGTTCACTCCTCCAGTGAGAGAAGGTAAGACTGCGTTAGATCGCAGAAATATCAAAGTAGCGATAGAAGGTAGTCTAAAAAGACTTGGAACTGATTATATAGACTTATACCAAACACATTGGCCGGATCATGATTTCGGATACGAAGAAACATTAGAAGCTTTGACCGAATTGATAGACGAGGGTAAGGTCAGATATATAGGAAGCAGTAACGAAACCGCTTGGGGGACCATGAAAAGTTTGGAAGTCTCCCGAACCAACAAACTTGCCAGATACGAATCCATCCAAAACAATTTCAGCATTTTGAATCGAAGATTCGAAGACGCTCTTTCCGATATTTGCAGAAGAGAACAGATCAGTCTACTTCCTTACTCTCCTTTGGCAGGAGGAGTATTGACTGGAAAATACAACGGACCTACCCCGCCGGAAAACGCAAGATTCACACGTTATGCAAAACTTCCTACAGAAAGACAAAGAAGAATGGCAAATCGTTTTTTGAACGAAGGCACTCTTGCCTCCACAAAAGAACTCATGGAAATCGCTAGGGAAGCGGGGATTAGTGTGACCACTCTTTCGGTTGCTTGGTCCAAACAACATGACTATGTGGCTTCTACCATAATTGGAGCTAATACAGTAGAACAATTAGAAGAAAGTTTAAAGGCAGCGGATCTAATCTTGTCGGACGATATTTTGAAGAAGATAGACGAGGTTTCTAAAAAGATACCTTATCCTATGGGATAA
- a CDS encoding MATE family efflux transporter → MHNPSFKAGNYLVPSYKKILRLYHPSRLNVKILSLALPVVFGMLSQSLVWITDTVMVGYLGQNAIAAIGIGGTCYYTLVAFLIGFSMGVQIIVARRFGEGKRSEIGKVGVSTFYLSIFLGCVLSISGPWFSEGLMFWIGPEKTVNTLGTEYLYFRFIGSGFYFLGFCFRGFMDGLGLTKAGFVSMAVTTIANIILNWILIYGNLGFSPMGIGGAGLASSLAGFAGLLVFPIFFFYYRLGKYFEGVALFPSKEHLIEIFKVGIPPGFEEGLVNVAFVIFSKIQGLISVLAVAASNVLFSTLSFAFLPGYAFGVAATTILGQAMGAKKYKLAYHSAFRSAFISAHVMGFIGLCFIFLGKTIVYAMTRDQTLVEECYPVLLLLGVIQIGDAYHMVIGAALRGAGLQNYVFRIYILLTYAVMLPLAYLFGIVWKGGTLGIWAAIFVWIASLSLIFIYEFRKKNWVKGTV, encoded by the coding sequence TTGCACAACCCTTCTTTCAAAGCTGGAAACTACTTGGTTCCTTCATACAAAAAAATACTCAGACTCTATCACCCAAGCCGATTAAACGTTAAAATCCTTTCTTTAGCCTTGCCAGTTGTGTTCGGAATGCTCAGCCAATCTTTGGTTTGGATTACGGATACAGTTATGGTCGGATACTTAGGACAAAATGCGATCGCAGCCATAGGTATAGGCGGAACCTGTTATTACACTCTCGTTGCGTTCCTGATCGGATTCTCAATGGGAGTACAGATCATAGTCGCAAGAAGATTTGGAGAAGGTAAGAGATCGGAGATCGGAAAAGTAGGAGTTTCTACATTTTATCTCTCCATATTTTTAGGATGTGTTTTATCCATATCAGGACCTTGGTTTTCAGAAGGGCTCATGTTTTGGATCGGTCCTGAAAAAACTGTAAACACACTCGGGACCGAATATTTATATTTTAGATTTATAGGCAGCGGATTTTATTTTTTAGGATTTTGTTTCAGAGGATTCATGGATGGTCTTGGATTGACCAAGGCAGGTTTTGTTTCCATGGCGGTAACTACTATCGCTAACATAATCTTAAACTGGATACTGATCTACGGGAACCTAGGATTTTCTCCTATGGGGATCGGAGGAGCAGGACTTGCATCTTCCCTAGCAGGATTTGCTGGACTCTTGGTATTTCCTATATTCTTTTTTTATTATAGACTTGGGAAATATTTCGAAGGAGTAGCCCTTTTTCCCAGCAAAGAACATTTAATAGAAATTTTTAAAGTTGGGATCCCTCCCGGCTTCGAAGAAGGTTTAGTCAACGTTGCATTTGTGATCTTCTCCAAGATCCAAGGATTGATCTCGGTACTTGCAGTTGCGGCATCGAACGTTCTATTTTCTACTTTAAGTTTTGCATTCTTACCCGGATATGCATTTGGAGTAGCAGCGACCACGATCTTAGGACAAGCGATGGGCGCAAAAAAATACAAACTTGCCTATCATTCCGCATTTCGTTCCGCTTTCATTTCTGCACATGTGATGGGATTCATAGGTTTATGTTTTATCTTCTTAGGAAAAACGATCGTGTATGCGATGACCAGAGACCAGACCTTGGTGGAAGAATGTTATCCGGTGCTTCTATTATTGGGAGTTATCCAGATAGGAGATGCATACCATATGGTGATTGGCGCTGCCTTGAGAGGAGCAGGTTTACAGAACTATGTCTTTAGGATCTATATTCTTCTCACATATGCTGTCATGCTTCCATTAGCTTATCTTTTCGGGATCGTATGGAAAGGTGGAACTCTTGGGATCTGGGCAGCTATATTCGTTTGGATTGCATCACTTTCCCTGATTTTCATCTATGAATTCAGAAAGAAAAATTGGGTAAAAGGGACGGTTTAA
- a CDS encoding globin domain-containing protein: MSATFYTPPGGPPPPSPRLRELFAKVGEDSIRELVSVFYDQIAVSEIRWMFPEDLEESKVKSADFMVQVLGGPPYYVQKYGPPKMRARHLPFPIDEKARRVWLSCYRKAIKDWEADEESKEILWQFLQDFSSWMVNKASSEE, encoded by the coding sequence ATGAGCGCGACATTCTATACTCCTCCCGGAGGACCTCCTCCTCCCAGTCCGCGCCTCAGAGAATTATTTGCAAAGGTTGGAGAAGATTCCATTCGGGAACTTGTTTCCGTTTTCTATGATCAAATAGCAGTCAGCGAAATTCGTTGGATGTTTCCTGAAGATCTAGAAGAGAGCAAAGTAAAGTCAGCAGACTTTATGGTACAAGTTCTTGGAGGTCCGCCCTATTATGTTCAAAAATACGGGCCTCCAAAAATGAGAGCTAGGCATCTTCCATTTCCGATCGATGAAAAAGCAAGAAGGGTTTGGCTTTCCTGTTATCGTAAGGCGATAAAAGACTGGGAAGCAGACGAAGAATCTAAAGAAATACTTTGGCAGTTTTTGCAGGATTTCTCCTCTTGGATGGTAAATAAGGCTTCTTCTGAAGAATGA